One region of Sulfurisphaera ohwakuensis genomic DNA includes:
- a CDS encoding PFL family protein, which produces MKYSAEEIIEVYQMLNEEDLDIRSVTLSINTLFAISDDLDKSLKKLEEINNFLEKFSKIVDEVGSKYGIRIVTKRVSVSPIQFFLEVLDEKDGIELAKYLDRIAERNNIDYISGYSAFADKGFTRGSLRVLKTLTDALNKTKRLTGMINAASTMSGMNIDAIKIFVDRIFEMPPESSSRTAIMSNVPPDSPFVPSAHHGMGMPEATINVAVSGPGVIKAAIERSKPKTLQELHDIIKRAAFKITRLGELVGRTVAENMGINFTTVDLSLAPSPKVGDSVAEIIETMGIEKIGGHGSLAALAILMDAVKKGGAMATSSVGGLSSAFIPVSEDAVMSERSLEGYVDFYTLIALSSVCNSGIDMVGVSKSQGKDKVIGLISDILALGISLNKILGARIIPIDSPPGSYIDLGGLLGKIVVMKLKDVNVSKFTSYKGFIPSTVKRLELG; this is translated from the coding sequence ATGAAGTATAGCGCAGAAGAAATAATAGAAGTATATCAAATGCTTAACGAGGAGGATCTAGATATTCGTTCAGTAACTCTGAGTATTAACACACTCTTCGCAATATCAGATGATTTAGATAAATCATTAAAGAAGTTAGAAGAGATTAATAATTTTCTAGAAAAATTTTCAAAAATCGTAGATGAAGTAGGAAGTAAATATGGAATCAGAATTGTTACTAAAAGAGTATCTGTATCCCCAATTCAGTTCTTCCTTGAAGTGCTAGATGAAAAAGACGGAATAGAATTAGCTAAATATCTAGATAGAATAGCTGAAAGAAATAACATAGATTATATAAGTGGTTATTCAGCTTTTGCAGATAAAGGATTTACTAGAGGATCCTTAAGAGTTCTTAAAACCTTAACAGATGCACTGAACAAGACTAAAAGACTAACTGGAATGATTAACGCTGCATCTACGATGTCTGGAATGAATATCGATGCAATAAAGATCTTTGTAGACCGAATATTCGAAATGCCACCAGAATCCTCATCAAGGACAGCTATAATGTCTAATGTTCCTCCAGATTCGCCTTTTGTACCTTCAGCTCACCACGGTATGGGAATGCCAGAGGCTACAATAAATGTAGCTGTAAGCGGACCAGGAGTAATTAAAGCCGCTATTGAAAGAAGTAAACCTAAGACTTTACAAGAACTCCATGACATAATAAAGAGGGCAGCATTTAAGATTACTAGACTCGGTGAACTAGTAGGAAGAACTGTAGCTGAAAACATGGGGATAAATTTTACAACTGTTGATTTATCATTGGCCCCCTCACCTAAAGTAGGAGATAGTGTTGCGGAAATTATAGAGACGATGGGGATAGAAAAGATAGGCGGACACGGCTCATTGGCTGCATTAGCTATTTTAATGGACGCTGTAAAGAAGGGAGGAGCTATGGCCACATCCTCAGTTGGCGGTCTCAGTAGTGCGTTTATTCCGGTAAGTGAAGATGCTGTAATGTCTGAGAGATCATTAGAGGGATATGTAGATTTTTACACTCTTATAGCGTTATCCTCTGTATGTAATAGTGGCATAGATATGGTAGGAGTAAGCAAGTCACAAGGGAAGGATAAGGTAATAGGACTAATTTCAGACATCTTAGCATTAGGAATATCCTTAAACAAAATCCTTGGAGCTAGAATAATACCCATCGACTCACCACCAGGAAGTTATATAGATCTTGGAGGACTTCTGGGTAAGATAGTAGTTATGAAATTAAAGGACGTCAATGTATCAAAGTTTACTTCATATAAAGGTTTCATACCCAGTACTGTAAAAAGGCTGGAATTAGGGTAA
- a CDS encoding putative integrase, translated as MTKKVFTFNDIKIREVKGKYYVYLLEKDKDCQRRDRYVDKLKDVVKFYISSGGLWTRRSRVQVPARAL; from the coding sequence ATTACGAAAAAAGTTTTCACATTTAATGATATCAAAATTCGTGAAGTCAAAGGCAAGTATTATGTTTACTTACTAGAGAAGGATAAAGACTGTCAGAGAAGGGACCGTTATGTGGATAAGCTTAAAGACGTAGTAAAGTTCTATATTAGTAGTGGAGGTCTGTGGACCCGTAGGTCCCGGGTTCAAGTCCCGGCCAGAGCCTTGTGA
- a CDS encoding C2H2-type zinc finger protein, producing the protein MLDESSYLYKLLTSKAVSPYVCPLCLMPFSSSVSLKQHIRYAEHTTTCPVCRKEFANTDALLDHVCKKHNICVS; encoded by the coding sequence TTGTTGGATGAAAGTAGTTATCTCTATAAGTTGTTGACAAGTAAAGCAGTTTCCCCTTACGTTTGCCCGTTATGCCTAATGCCCTTCAGCTCTTCCGTCTCTCTCAAACAGCACATACGTTATGCTGAGCATACGACAACTTGTCCGGTGTGCAGAAAGGAGTTCGCAAACACGGATGCACTCCTAGACCATGTTTGCAAAAAACATAATATCTGCGTGTCTTGA
- the coaBC gene encoding bifunctional phosphopantothenoylcysteine decarboxylase/phosphopantothenate--cysteine ligase CoaBC, translating to MAIHPSKKIIGEISSELLNKKILVGVTGSVSIYKTIDLVRSLMRLGAEVQVIMSKDASKLVSPTMFEWATGNPVITKISGGIEHVTLAEDYDAYVVAPATANTISKIVNGIADTPITVTALNFIGLKKPLILVPAMHLPMYFTPQMINNINKLNEIGVIVVEPFLVRDVAHYPDIEYLSNYISTLLLRGKDLEGLKIVVTAGPTREHLDPVRFISNPSSGTMGVAIANEAYFRGADVVLVHGPLSTHIKPYVKKKVQVETTDEMANEVKKFVETGYNIVILAGAPADYKFKNIASSKIDSHTETPTVELEKTVKISSIIRKYNVFLVGFAAETVKDDNELIEKGKIKKERHGFDLLIANNASRKDIAFSSDFNEVIVIGNNFIKKINKNYKTVIAREILDIVKQEYKVQKHG from the coding sequence ATGGCTATTCATCCCTCGAAGAAAATTATAGGCGAGATCTCATCAGAACTTTTGAATAAGAAAATCTTAGTAGGAGTCACAGGTAGTGTATCCATTTATAAGACTATCGACTTAGTGAGAAGCTTAATGAGGTTAGGTGCAGAAGTCCAAGTTATTATGAGTAAAGACGCTTCAAAATTAGTCTCTCCTACAATGTTTGAATGGGCAACTGGTAATCCAGTGATAACAAAAATTTCTGGCGGGATAGAACATGTTACATTAGCTGAAGATTATGACGCATATGTTGTCGCACCAGCTACAGCAAATACTATAAGCAAAATTGTTAATGGAATTGCAGATACTCCAATAACAGTTACTGCTCTTAATTTTATTGGTCTAAAAAAACCTCTAATCTTAGTTCCAGCGATGCATTTACCAATGTATTTTACACCTCAAATGATAAATAATATAAATAAACTAAATGAGATAGGAGTAATTGTTGTAGAACCTTTTCTTGTAAGAGATGTTGCTCATTATCCAGATATAGAATATTTATCAAATTATATTTCAACCTTACTTCTTAGGGGTAAGGATTTAGAAGGATTGAAAATTGTCGTTACAGCTGGCCCTACAAGAGAGCATTTAGACCCAGTGAGATTTATTTCAAATCCTAGTAGTGGGACTATGGGAGTTGCAATAGCAAACGAGGCATATTTTAGAGGTGCTGATGTTGTTTTAGTTCATGGTCCTTTAAGTACTCATATAAAGCCTTATGTTAAAAAGAAAGTTCAGGTAGAAACAACTGATGAAATGGCTAATGAAGTGAAGAAATTTGTAGAAACTGGATATAATATTGTGATTTTAGCTGGAGCACCCGCAGATTATAAGTTTAAAAACATTGCTTCTTCAAAGATTGATAGTCATACAGAAACTCCTACAGTAGAACTTGAAAAAACAGTAAAGATCTCAAGTATAATAAGGAAATATAATGTTTTCTTAGTAGGTTTTGCTGCAGAGACTGTAAAAGATGACAATGAATTAATAGAAAAAGGTAAAATAAAGAAGGAGAGGCATGGCTTTGATTTACTAATAGCGAATAATGCTTCTAGAAAAGATATAGCATTTTCATCAGATTTTAATGAAGTTATAGTAATCGGAAACAATTTTATAAAGAAAATAAATAAAAATTATAAAACAGTTATAGCCAGAGAAATACTTGACATAGTTAAGCAAGAGTATAAGGTCCAAAAACATGGGTAA
- the rimI gene encoding ribosomal protein S18-alanine N-acetyltransferase yields MEFAEAKKGKEYRIRNARLTDVDQIIKINRLALPENYPYYFFVEHLKEYEAAFFVAEVDGEVVGYIMPRIEWGFSNLKQLPTLVKKGHVVSIAVLEQYRRLGIGTALLQASMKAMKEVYNAEEVYLEVRVSNSPAINLYKKLGFKEVKVLRHYYADGEDAYLMAAPL; encoded by the coding sequence ATGGAGTTTGCTGAAGCAAAAAAGGGAAAAGAATATAGAATAAGAAATGCAAGGTTAACAGATGTAGATCAAATAATAAAAATTAATAGATTAGCTTTACCTGAAAATTATCCCTATTATTTCTTTGTAGAACACCTAAAGGAGTATGAAGCAGCATTCTTTGTCGCAGAAGTTGATGGAGAGGTGGTAGGTTATATAATGCCTAGAATAGAATGGGGATTTAGTAATCTGAAACAATTACCAACATTAGTTAAAAAAGGGCATGTTGTATCTATAGCAGTTCTAGAGCAATATAGAAGATTAGGCATAGGCACTGCATTACTTCAAGCCTCAATGAAAGCGATGAAAGAGGTTTACAACGCAGAAGAAGTTTATCTAGAAGTTAGAGTGAGTAACTCACCAGCGATTAATTTATATAAAAAATTAGGGTTTAAAGAAGTAAAAGTATTAAGACATTATTATGCAGATGGAGA